CTGTCTTCCTTCAGATGGTCCCAGTCGTCGAGCTCTGCGAGGAGTTCCTCAAGTCAGCCATGAGTGTAGAGACCTGCTTGAACATTGGCCAAATGGCCACCACCTTCAACCTGTCCTCACTCAAGGAGTCGGTGGACGCCTTCACCTTCCGCCACTTCCTGCAGATCGCCAAGGAGGAGGACTTCTTGCACATTCCCACGGAGCGCCTGGTCTTCTTCCTGCAGAGCAACATGCTGAAAAACTGCTGCGAGATCGACCTGTTCCACGCTGCCATCCGCTGGCTGCAGCACGACGAGGGACGCCGAACCAGAGCTAACGAGGTGCTCTGCCATGTGCGATTCCCCCTCATGCGCTCCTCCGAGCTGGTGGACAGCGTGCAGACGGTGGGCATCATGGTGGAGGATGTGCTGTGCCGGCAATACCTCCTGGAGGCCTTCAACTACCAGATCCTCCCCTTCCGTCAGCATGAGATGCAGTCCCCGCGGACCATGATCCGCTCGGACGTGGTTTCGCTTATTACCTTTGGCGGGACGCCCTACACCGACAACGATCGCACGGTGAGCAGTAAGGTGTTCTATCTGCCGGACGTTGCAGCGCGTCAGTTCAAGGAACTAACCGAGATGGAGGCCGGATCCAGCCACGCTTGCGTGTCAGTGCTCGACAACTTCGTGTACATAGTCGGCGGGCAACAACTGCAGTACCGAAGCGGCGAAGGCGCGGTTGACGTCTGCTTTCGCTACGACCCGCACCTGAGCAAATGGCTGCGCATTCAGCCCATGCAGGAGGGACGCATTCAGTTTCAGCTCAATGTCCTTCAAGGACAACTCTATGCCACCGGAGGGCGAAACCGATCCGGAAGTCTGTCCTCCGTCGAGTGCTACTGCCCCAAGAGAAACGAGTGGACCTACGTGGAGCCGCTAAAACGCAGAATCTGGGGCCACGCCGGAAGTCCTTGTGGCGACAAGCTCTACATCTCGGGGGGTTACGGTGTTTCCGTAGACGACAAGAAAACAATGCACTGTTACGACCCCGCGTCTGACCAGTGGGACTTCAAATCGCCCATGAACGAGCCCAGAGTTCTTCATGCTATGATCAGCGCCAAAGACCGTGTGTACTGCCTGGGCGGTCGCATGGACCACGTCGACCGCTGCTTTGATGTCCTGGCAGTCGAGTATTACGTTCCTGAGAATGACCAGTGGACCACTGTTAGCCCCATGCGGGCAGGGCAATCTGAGGCAGGCTGCTGTTTGTTAGATCAAAAGATTTATATAGTTGGAGGCTACAATTGGCATCTAAACAATGTCACAAGCATCGTGCAAGTGTACAACACTGAGGCCGATGAGTGGGAACGGGATTTGCACTTCCCTGAGTCTTTTGCAGGAATTGCGTGTACACCGATCATACTTCCACAAAACACCACACAGCGGTAAACCTGCAGGACCCCAAGTGACCGTGACCATTGGTTTCCATGTGGTCTTGCTGCTTACTGTTACAGCTTACTGAGCTGTCATTAATAACAACACAGAGCATCGCATGAAATGTCATGCAATCTCAGTGGTAATCTTGGTTATATGAGGGCACAGGCTCTGTGTGTATTTGATGCAATGGGTGGAAATACTAATATGGTTTTGCTATACTATACAGTGTTACTAGGTCTTACTAAATCTTCCATCGTATGGACCGCAATTATGTGCTGGATCTTAATTGAGCTGTGTCAGGTATTTGCGTGAAGGCTAGGGCTAGtgtatgttttgtaagtggCTGCTATCACGGTTGGACAAACATTTCATTCCGGTAAATTCAAGAAAGTACACTGACATTCAAATTCCAAATTCCAGTGCTCTTCTATACTGTGTAAAGAGGAACAATTTGAATTTCAGTGTGTACTTCGTGAACTGACCGGAACTCGAAGGGAATTGATCCCAACCCTGGCAGTTAGCCACAGTCAAAAACCTGTTAACTAACAGATTTGCAGGATATGACATAATATGCAAATGCAGAAAGGGAGTGGTTAGCATGTTGGGATGGAGTGCAATAATTCAAATCATAATTTTAACAGTTTTTCTATTACATTTAATGACATTTGACGGCAGAGTACTAGTGATGTAAAAGGTACTtttaagaatatatattttcagtagCTCTCCTAATGTTTTACGTTTATTTTAGTAAATTTTATCTACTTTTACTCTGCAACGTAACCTGCTCTATTTCAGTATCAAGAGGCTGTATTCCGAGGAACTAAAGGAGTGACATGTAGCCCAAACTAAGAAGCTAAAATGTCTCTCTTGGCagctaaatacttttttttaaaagtgttttgtgtgaATATTTGAGGTGATCAGTGGTTAGTTCTCCTTGTGTAGGAATGCTGTAGGTTTCCAGCTAGGGTTGGGAAGTATCACGATATTCATATAGTTATATCACCTTTCTTCCATCCGGAGGTTTACAGAATTACCGGCATTACAAAAGAAAATGCACAAATAAGCCCATTGGAGTTCTATTACCAAAATGCAAACTAATTGGGCTACTGTAAACAAACTGATTGTAAAGACAGGCAGTCTAGCTCATTGAGCTGTACAAGCATAGGTAGGTGCCAGTGACCAGGGGTGTTGATTTGGGAAGGACAGCAGGGTCAGTTCCCCCTGaatatatgtactgtacagaTCATTTATCAGAAGGTCTTTTTGGAGTTGTCAAACAGTGCAGAATCATTCACAGTGGTTCTCCATGTACTTATTAATTCAGCTACTTTCTTAGCTAACTAgcaagtaaaaacaaatgactCATCGCCAGCTGTGGATTTCTTCCTTTGTGattttcaaacaaataaataccAAAGGAAGATATAATGGGACCAGGCTCAGCTGTGATAGCTTAGAATgtgaaattaaaaacaatatgctttatttaatatatatcaCAAATGTTGACTTCAGGTATTTCATTAAAGCACCTACAAAAATCAAAGAGAAcctcaaatatttacaacagCTAttaaaacaggctatttcgaaatATCCTGGGATACAGTATACCGACCAAGCCTACTTCCTACATATTATTTGGTGTCATACTGTGTATATCAATATACTGTGTATTGCAGTGAAGTGTTATGTCTCGTCCAACACCTGTAGTGTTTAGTGGTGATAAACAAGTGGGGTTGAGTAGATCCACATACTGAATTCACCGGTCCGTTATTGCCACAGTTTTGAACCTCAGAGTTATGAACAAGGGGCTGTAGGGTTAAGATAATCACTGGGTGCAAAGAACAGCACATTAGACAAACTCGAGCATTAAGtatatgtgattattttaagtGGTTACATTTGCGTTTTCATAAGGAGTTGATTATTTGTGAGACTGTAAATACAGTAACTAACAAATACTGATTTGTTACTGTCTATCACTCAAGTTACAGTAGCCGGGAGTCCGGAGGGCAGTTTGTAACGGTCCATTTTATTTGGATGCACAACATGTCCATGGCTGAAAACGTCACCCGTTTGCCTTAGTGTTTTCGATGTTTTGTCTGTTCAACTCAGAAGCACACATTTACTGTATTTATAATTTAAGTGCATTATAAGTGGAGTCCACTGAAATCAAAGGAGAATGTAGACTTTTGTGTATATTAAcgaacattaaacaataaatgaaaacaGCTAGCCTCTGGTGGAATTGTGATTTTAAAGAACTTCAAAATGTTATTGGTATGACAGATTCATGTAAATTGAAGTCAAACCTTATTCACAATTCTAGAAAATTCATacttaaaattatttattaccTTTTGTTTGTCAGTTATTTGTTAGTGAGTCTTCCAATTTACACATCCTCactcaataataaaaaataaaataatatatgatGATGATGGGAATCACTGACAAAAAGCAATAATCAATATGCTGTATGTTTAATATTCAATTTGTCTATTTCGAAACCGTGATATGATTTTTAAAGCATATTCTGATTGGAAAGCCGTTCTGTTGCGTCTGCCATTACTTTTTTTTGTGCAATTGTCATGGAGAAAATGTTATTGCATCCAATGGGTTAAGCAGATTTTAGTGTTTTATCATGCACTTtggtactttttttttaatcattatttTGCTATTTATTTTGCTAGTCACATGGTTTTCACTAGTGACTAGCATATTCGTAACACGATGCTGCCTACTGTACCACAGTTCTTGACAATACAAGGGGAGCTGACCTTGCTTATTGTGGGTTGGCCAAGAAACCAGCGGGAGGCAGAGCTGTACGCTCATGTTGGGttcagtggtgtagtgggggTATCAAGTAAATGTAAAGATTTATAGCAAGTTTTCCAGGAACAAATGCAAACCCCCAGGTGTTAAGTAGAGTCCATAGAGAATGTACGCAATACCGTTGTTGACAAGAAATGCGTTTTAGATTGGTTTAATATAATTCACTTACTGTCAGTCTAACGACGAAAGCTCAAGCTGATACCCAGCTCCTGTAGTTGGGGCCGAGGCAAAATCATATGGCAAGCCGTTTAAACATTTATTCGGCAGTTGGAGATATCTAATTCAGTTTTGACTAGTCAGTTTTAAACGACTATTGCCATATCTTTAAATCAGTTGCATATCCGAAATGTCTATTGTTGATATCTTCAACTGAATTATGACTAGTTGTAATTACAGTTCCAGATATCTATAATGTAATTCTGACTAGTCACGATTCCAGTTCAAGGTATCTTAAATCCCCCTCAATATAAGTTATCTAGATCGTTCTTTTGCGATatcttaaataacattttaacccTTGTGCACCCCTCAAATTTACTACCCTTTGGACAACTTTGTGGACAAAAATTTACACGTACaataaactgaaaaatatttatacatcAATATttctttcagctttttttttattataaatctcttaaacaacttgaaacctgctcaaaacaaccaaacattcaatcattttcaggattttaaccctttaaatgccaACTTGATTGTTTGAATgactctaatggcagtgagatgaatttttttttttttttatggaagtcaatgggccatttttgtccacgaaggtgtcaagagggtgcaaaattcataaacagagtatgaaagacatgaaagagttaaagatattggatttcaaaacatttacaaaaaaaatcatgcccctagctgcaacacagacaaaattatacccaaatcaaaaaaataatgagaaaaatttacaaaaatgcccaaggggcgcacaagggttaaCTGTAGTCATAAATCAGTTGTAGATATATTGAACTGGAATTCTGACTAGTCTGAATTAAGTTGAAGATATCTGAAACTGGAATTACAGCCAGTCATAATGTAATTGTAGATATCTATTATCAAGTTATAGATATTTTCGAATGAATTTTGATTGGAGAACTTTCAGTCAAAATATAATTACAGATATCTTGATTTGGGGTTTTAGTTAGGCAAAATTACGTTGCGGATATCTGTAGTTACAGTAGTCAGGAGCGGGAGTGAGTGGCTTGCTTGTATTGAAACATGTTACTACTCTTCTACCGTATGACAAGCATTAACCGCCATGATCAGACCTGCTTGAGGCCGATGTTCTAGTTTTTGACAGAATTTTGAATGCAGTACACGACGGAATATTTACTTTATTTCAAAAGTcgattatttaaaaaaggaaatactCTTGTTGGCCACAAAATCCCCGATGATAAGCGCGTTCTATTTCATTAAATTTTTTAACTATATTATCCACAACTGAAAGCGCCATTCCTGCTATCACCGAAATGCGTTGCTGGGCCGATATGATatggcagaggtgtcaaaccggttccacggagggccgagtgtctgcaggtttttgctctctccttgtacttgattggttaattaggtcactgattggttagtttctaccctcacctggttgtgtaggtatgaactaggaaccaatttataggaaaaaccaaaaacctgccgacactcggccctttgtggaaccggttcgacacctgtgtgATATGGTATGAGAAACGTCATGCAAAACGAAATAGTCATAATGACGTTTGAAATATCTgcaacaattattttgattAGTCAAAACTAAATTAAAGATATCTTCAATTTCCATTTGGTATGTGTAACTAGTCGAGTGTCGTTTTCCGGGAGGTCGATTGCTGATACCTGTAATTCActtttgactagtcaaaactgAATTAGATATCTTTAACTGTAGTTTTGACAAGTCAGAATGACGTTACAGATATCTTGAATCAAAATTCTGACTAATCACAATGTAATTACGACTAGTCAAAATGACGGTGTTGATATCTGTAATGTTAAATCCGGATAGTCAAGTATAgcgaataaatgttaaaacggcTTGCCATAAAATCACGCGCTACATTTGCGACGCCATTGTGGTCGTGTGCACGTGTCCACATTTGTGCGCACATACTTAGTCTCGCTGAATTTCGGGAGTAGCGGGGCAAATCATTAGACATTCTATACTGTAGGGGAGGTCACCTAGATATCTTAGATTTCTTATGGcatttcatatacatttgtgAATGTCAAGAAAAGTGGCAAGAAAAGTATAAACAAAAGAGTGGGCTAAAAAGTACATATTGTTTTGGTTATCGATTGGAATGCCTGGAAATCAGgcaattcattttattatattgaATTAGAAGGCAATGGGTTAAAAACATACCGTAGCTATCTGTATGAAATTTCTTATCCGTTTATGGCCATCTAAGTAATTTGTAACACTGATTGATCCTGCAATCAAAATCATGTATTTTTGTTGCTTTGTTGAATGGACAGTGGAGAGTTTTTGCTGGCGAAATAGAAGACAGATTCAAACATGATTCAGCAGTATATATGCACCAGAGGAAGCAGTTTTACCACTGCATCACCTAACCCCAACCTAGTTGTTTTATTGTGTCTCCTACATTTTAGATAAGTAAACTACAAGTAACTGGAAATAATCAGATTGTCTTAATGAGTCTGAGTACTTCAAAAGAAAGCATTTTAATGTAGtgtagtaaacattttaaattacattaagCTGTCATTTAGAATGACAAGTTGTTTTCTGAAGTTACACTAAGGATCTTACCGCTCTAGGATGATGCGCAGCTTGTTGAGCTTGAGGCGAGCTGGCATCTAATTGGACGTTTCTTATAAGACTTGATCACAGTTGATGTGTGTACTTGGGAATCTTAGCAGCTGACGACTTTGACAGATACTGAGCAAGCGCCACTGGGCTTCCTTCTGTCCTTCAAGGCTTGTGCAAACAGCTCTGGATCTTCCACTACATTTTCTGTCTTCACCTTGCCCAGGTGCCATTTCTTTATGGAAAGCCTCTTACGCACATTACAGCTGCAGCACGAATTCAGCCCACTGCCCTTTAAGGATATAGTTGTATCCGCTACCGCTTTTGGCAACCCCAGAATTATTCAAATGGACACTTGTTTTATGGTTTGCAACAGAACTTGGATACACCCCAGatgttgagtttttttttttttaatcaaacgTGGATAActgttgttttcaaatgttcctTTATCTGATCTGATTTTCATCACAATTATCGTCATTTTTTGTCCCCCAGCCACATGTAAGGTACATTCGAAATGTACCTGacatatccccccccccccccccccccaataattGAATAACAGACATGACCATTCTGTGtaatgtttattgaaaaatagaTTACAGATCATACAAGTTTCCGTTTTAAACtcacattgaaaaacaaccaaatatgtgaagaaaaaaaaatctaaccaaAAGGCATGAGGGAAAAGTTTGATAACAGATTTTTTGGGAAATCTTCGTTGCATGTTGCGTTTTTAATACGTATTTTGTGCTTTATGTCAAAACGTttctagaaatatatttttgtgttcgtatttgttttgtgtttctgtttgtatttcttaATTAGAGCAATGATATGTATAGACTACAATAGAACAAACCTGTATGCAGTCCAGATAGTGTACTGAAAAAAACCGTTGTTAACCGTTGATGTTGATTATGTTTAATGACAACGGTTATTATATTCCTATTTAAAGACATGATGATACTCATCATGAGATTTCCATTAAATACAATAGTAAAATTGTATGTACTGCAGcattagatttgtttttaatttaatagCTACGCGTAATGACGACAAAACCATCGTATCCAAGCGTTGTGCGTAACGTTCCATTGAGAAGAAGAGCAAAAGATGGCGAGCTCAAATAATCCACGCAAATTTAGCGAAAAAATCGCTTTACATAATCAGAAACAGGCAGAGGAGACTGCAGCTTTCGAGGAGGTGATGAAAGACCTAAACATTACCAGAGCTGCTCGGGTAAGTCACTCGTATTGTTAAGTAAATCGGTTGCTagtctagctagctaacgttagctactgGCAATCCCGTTCAAGCTTGCTATGTAGCTGCAGGCAGCATGTTTTTATGACAAGTTGTTTTTAGCCAGCTGGAATGATTACTTTACAATGGCAGCTCACTACTGGTATTTTGATACACTTCATTGATTtggctgttattttttttcaatcaaGTTGTAACCTACTAGCTGGCTTATAAGTTATTTATCCCGCGAGCTGTCTTTGTTGATGTTTGTAAAATAGCCAGCCAGGTAGGTTACAGGCAGCAGCAAGCTAGCAAGCAGACACCTGCTCATATTCATTTTCCCCGTGCATTCTCAGCATCATTGTGCAACGTACTAGCATACTAGGTTCACTGTAACAAGCTATATTGTACGTTTTGATGTGTTTGACAGACTGTAACGTTTGTTTTACCTGCTAGAACACTGCTTAACTCCAATGCTTACAAGCCATTTTGAGATTTTGCCATTTGCAATTGTTTTCCATATATGCCATGCAATGGGTTTGCATGTTTGCAAACTACCAAACCATGCCCTTTCTGAAAGTGAGTAATATCTGTAATGCGAATAATTGGCTATTGGTTGGTTTCTGGCAACGCTTTTTGTCATGCTGGGTTGTTTAAAATGCCGTTGGACTGTTTTCAACGTCACCAAGTCAGGCTTTTGTTCAATCCATCATTCATGCAATTCATTAATAAACCGTAAACGGTTGTCTATTCATACTTTTGTTGCGTGGATTAATCTTTCTTCCCTCGCTGGCATTTAAAAGTTGATAGCTCACAATGGGTTTCAGTACCCATACCGCCTTCTGTTGGACAAACAGTGTAATGTGTATTGAAAGAAGCAACATTTACCCAATTTTATTCGAAATCTTCTGGGATATGTCTAggctatatacaggtgctggtcataaaattagaatatcatcaaaaagttgatttatttcagtaattccattcaaaaagtgaaatttaAAATTTTTATGATAATAtctaacaactaatgaaaaccccaaattcagtatctcagaaaattagaatattgtgaaaaggttcaatattgaagacacctggtgccacactctaatcagctaattaacccaaaacacctgcaaaggcctttaaatggtctctcagtctagttctgtagtcaacacaatcatggggaagactgctgacttgacatgtccaaaagacaaccattgacaccttgcacaaggagggcaagacacaaaaggtcatagctaaagaggctggctgttcacagagctctgtgtccaagcacattaatagagaggcgaagggaaggaaaatatgtggtagaaaaaagtgtctTGGTGTAATTTAttggtgaaataaataaactttttggtgatattctaattttatgaccagcacctgtagggGTTGCTTCTGATTAGCCTAATGTATTTGCAGACTAATAAACAGAGACATATTACTACAAATGTTGCCTGCCATATTGTAACAAACCTACGGGTTATGAATTGTATATGGTAATGATAAATGGAATAATATATgcagttttctattgaacttttttttgtgtcgtagactaggcttaatctgtgtgtgCGAAACCGGCCCCAGGAGTACAGCAGCGTGGTTGTTTTAGGACACAGCTTCACATGTCCTAAAATGGGTTTCAGTGTACATGGTGTTTCTGGCAATTTTATTGTTCATGCTTTATTTTAAAGATTGTATATTAAGACATCATTTCCGGTGTAAAACCCCTCTTGGCAAATGTGTCTATCATTGCAGTCAGATTCCTTATGCAATCATCATAGCTTCCGGCTGTGGTTTGGGCCTACTGACTTCTCTACTTAAGGGACAGCACTGATGTTGCACTCATTTGATAGATTCAGTTAAGAACTAAGCAGTTTGCAACCCATATTAACCTATATTTTCATGGCCTTATCTCATATTGTCTTTTTAGATGTGGTCCATTCAATATTTTACCCTGGTTTACTTTTATATGAACATTTTTGTATCATTTTTCATATAGGCCTATCTGTTTAATCATTCATTCACGCTTTCATGCCATTTTACTTTGCACAGTTGCAGTTACAGAAGACCCAGTATTTGCAACTAGGGCAGATTCGTGGACAGTACTGTGGAGGCTCACTGCCCAATGTCAATCAGATTGGAAATAGCAACATTGACCTGCCTTTTCAGGTGAGCTTTCAGCTTCTCCACCAGTTggtaaaactttattttgattTGTGTCATTAAAGAATTACAAAAACTCACCTGAGGAAAATGTCAATCTTTGAAAGCTTCCATGATAGGTGAAGTTTCACCGTCGAGAtatcctgtattttttttatcaaattcaaaacacaTCACGTAGCCTATATTGCAAAAGTGCAGAGATTGGTCTTTGTGTATTAGTAGTGATCCGTTGCCTTTTTCTGGTAAGCCTTTTCTCAGAAGAAAGCTAACTTTGCATCAGACACCCTCAACCCatcttgaaatatatatacatataaggAAAATTGCTAGTGGCCTATCATTGCTTTCTATACCATGGCTttccattttttaaatatgttgttaACTTGAGCATGAGTATGATGGCCCATAGCTTGACCCATTTTAAACTATTCCTTTTGCGCCATATTACACCAAGACATTTTAACAGTATGTTTCTGGTGTTTTAAATGCCCGGTTTTTCTCGTATGGTTGTTTTCCTGTCCAGAACTCTGCTTTGGACACCAGTCGGTCTACCAGGCATCACGGGCTGGTGGACCGTGTTTACCGCGATCGGAGCCGCATCACCTCCCCTCACCGCCGGCCCCTCTCTGTGGACAAACATGGCCGCCAGATATCCTTCTGCACTCAGCTAATTATTTTTAAGTTAAGAACAAATCGGCcttcataaaatgtaattaatttaattggtTAAGTAGCTCAGTTAACTCGATTACCATTGCTCTTGTTTAAAACATTGTGCTGTTGTCGATTTCGGCTAATTCTTACTATTTGCTCTTTGTTGTATGAATGCAGATGGTTAGTTTGACCATTGTGAAAATAACTCCTGCTTGATTTTATATTTCACTGCTGGCTTTGTTCTTAACTGAGGTTCACATTGACAGCTGCCCCTATGGCTCGGTCTACCTCTCGCCCCCTCCGGATACCAGTTGGAGGAGGTAGGCCAATAATGACCACTTCATATTCTGAACAGTATTCAGTCAGAAACCGTATGCTGTGGTTCGGTGGTCTAAACCGCTTTCTCCCGTGCTCGTGTAACGCTGAGGTTTGGGTTTCAATCTGACcgactgctctttcagcaaaagcactctcctctatctttcaccTCATGTCTGTTAACACACACAATGCCTGAattctttatttgttttgaagAAATGGTATGTTCAGTTTAACAGATTAAATGTGTTTGACCGAGGTGCTGACAAATAACATGTCAGAGGTCTGGTGGAAGATTCAGGACCACAGACGCCATTTCTTGAGCTCTTTTTGTTCTAACGCTATAGGACAAACTCAGACTCAGCCCTACATCAGAGCGCCATGAACCCTGTGCCCCAGGACTCGTTTGCTGGCGGATCACAAGAGCTCCAGCCTAAAAGGGGTAATGGAAGATCCAGTTACATGGGCATGAAACAGCTTCTATTTATTCAGGCTTGATCCAATTTACTTATGCATGAATCCACAGCTGAGGAGTCTTATGGATCATTTATGACATGAAGGGGGTTGGG
The nucleotide sequence above comes from Esox lucius isolate fEsoLuc1 chromosome 8, fEsoLuc1.pri, whole genome shotgun sequence. Encoded proteins:
- the klhl26 gene encoding kelch-like protein 26 isoform X3 produces the protein MANKNSTLRCTFSAPSHSATLLQGLSVLRAQGHLLDVVLAINEERFQVHKAVLASCSDYFRAMFTGGMRESNQDTIELKGLSARGLKHIIDFAYSAEVTLDLDCIQDVLGAAVFLQMVPVVELCEEFLKSAMSVETCLNIGQMATTFNLSSLKESVDAFTFRHFLQIAKEEDFLHIPTERLVFFLQSNMLKNCCEIDLFHAAIRWLQHDEGRRTRANEVLCHVRFPLMRSSELVDSVQTVGIMVEDVLCRQYLLEAFNYQILPFRQHEMQSPRTMIRSDVVSLITFGGTPYTDNDRTVSSKVFYLPDVAARQFKELTEMEAGSSHACVSVLDNFVYIVGGQQLQYRSGEGAVDVCFRYDPHLSKWLRIQPMQEGRIQFQLNVLQGQLYATGGRNRSGSLSSVECYCPKRNEWTYVEPLKRRIWGHAGSPCGDKLYISGGYGVSVDDKKTMHCYDPASDQWDFKSPMNEPRVLHAMISAKDRVYCLGGRMDHVDRCFDVLAVEYYVPENDQWTTVSPMRAGQSEAGCCLLDQKIYIVGGYNWHLNNVTSIVQVYNTEADEWERDLHFPESFAGIACTPIILPQNTTQR
- the klhl26 gene encoding kelch-like protein 26 isoform X1 encodes the protein MAESDGGDFAANRLQNSMANKNSTLRCTFSAPSHSATLLQGLSVLRAQGHLLDVVLAINEERFQVHKAVLASCSDYFRAMFTGGMRESNQDTIELKGLSARGLKHIIDFAYSAEVTLDLDCIQDVLGAAVFLQMVPVVELCEEFLKSAMSVETCLNIGQMATTFNLSSLKESVDAFTFRHFLQIAKEEDFLHIPTERLVFFLQSNMLKNCCEIDLFHAAIRWLQHDEGRRTRANEVLCHVRFPLMRSSELVDSVQTVGIMVEDVLCRQYLLEAFNYQILPFRQHEMQSPRTMIRSDVVSLITFGGTPYTDNDRTVSSKVFYLPDVAARQFKELTEMEAGSSHACVSVLDNFVYIVGGQQLQYRSGEGAVDVCFRYDPHLSKWLRIQPMQEGRIQFQLNVLQGQLYATGGRNRSGSLSSVECYCPKRNEWTYVEPLKRRIWGHAGSPCGDKLYISGGYGVSVDDKKTMHCYDPASDQWDFKSPMNEPRVLHAMISAKDRVYCLGGRMDHVDRCFDVLAVEYYVPENDQWTTVSPMRAGQSEAGCCLLDQKIYIVGGYNWHLNNVTSIVQVYNTEADEWERDLHFPESFAGIACTPIILPQNTTQR
- the klhl26 gene encoding kelch-like protein 26 isoform X2, with the protein product MQLLGKQMDKVQGSKCMANKNSTLRCTFSAPSHSATLLQGLSVLRAQGHLLDVVLAINEERFQVHKAVLASCSDYFRAMFTGGMRESNQDTIELKGLSARGLKHIIDFAYSAEVTLDLDCIQDVLGAAVFLQMVPVVELCEEFLKSAMSVETCLNIGQMATTFNLSSLKESVDAFTFRHFLQIAKEEDFLHIPTERLVFFLQSNMLKNCCEIDLFHAAIRWLQHDEGRRTRANEVLCHVRFPLMRSSELVDSVQTVGIMVEDVLCRQYLLEAFNYQILPFRQHEMQSPRTMIRSDVVSLITFGGTPYTDNDRTVSSKVFYLPDVAARQFKELTEMEAGSSHACVSVLDNFVYIVGGQQLQYRSGEGAVDVCFRYDPHLSKWLRIQPMQEGRIQFQLNVLQGQLYATGGRNRSGSLSSVECYCPKRNEWTYVEPLKRRIWGHAGSPCGDKLYISGGYGVSVDDKKTMHCYDPASDQWDFKSPMNEPRVLHAMISAKDRVYCLGGRMDHVDRCFDVLAVEYYVPENDQWTTVSPMRAGQSEAGCCLLDQKIYIVGGYNWHLNNVTSIVQVYNTEADEWERDLHFPESFAGIACTPIILPQNTTQR